From Demequina capsici, one genomic window encodes:
- a CDS encoding phage portal protein, with translation MAIVASKATGKSVTIGSFAAGYPTQTTWGTNITAVDAGMPLVNYSSLPTDPLKLWKTQPSLRKVVGFAAREFAMVPWHAYQRVDDNDRVRRSQSPAEQILVKPENLVDGYMLLTALATDAMIFDQFMAVLIDDELVRIPPSMINIKSDAFGRPRQIIIMMPQGLDDLDVTDVPKVVGWGWHPTKAGGVSPMYTLAALLEENLRAVDWRTQQWRAMPKVAGFLKRPAAAHKWQGPQKDSFLESWRAWRTNPGAGTPILEDGMEYESIDSSITPKNAQDIEGRRLTDIEVASAFYIPPELVGAREGTFSNIDAFRQMLFGPTLGPLFVQMQQAFNNGGIVESLDVTPNLYVEPNREAAMEGSFIEQARVLQSAIGGPFMLRAEGRSRFNLPFIPGTDELIVPLNVVEGGQASPTDSGSQNVGGDNADPAAQA, from the coding sequence ATGGCCATCGTCGCATCCAAGGCCACCGGCAAGTCGGTCACCATCGGCAGCTTCGCGGCCGGCTACCCGACCCAGACGACATGGGGCACGAACATCACGGCGGTCGACGCCGGCATGCCGCTGGTGAACTACTCGTCGCTGCCGACCGATCCGCTGAAGCTGTGGAAGACGCAGCCGAGCCTTCGCAAGGTCGTCGGCTTCGCGGCTCGCGAGTTCGCGATGGTGCCCTGGCACGCCTACCAGCGCGTCGACGACAACGACCGTGTGCGCCGATCCCAGAGCCCGGCCGAGCAGATCCTCGTCAAGCCCGAGAATCTGGTCGACGGCTACATGCTGCTGACGGCGCTCGCGACCGACGCGATGATCTTCGACCAGTTCATGGCGGTGCTCATCGACGACGAGCTGGTGCGGATCCCGCCATCGATGATCAACATCAAGTCGGACGCGTTCGGCAGGCCTCGCCAGATCATCATCATGATGCCGCAGGGTCTCGACGACCTCGACGTGACGGACGTGCCGAAGGTGGTCGGCTGGGGGTGGCACCCGACCAAGGCCGGCGGCGTCTCTCCGATGTACACGCTCGCGGCGCTGCTCGAGGAGAACCTCCGGGCGGTCGACTGGCGCACCCAGCAGTGGCGAGCGATGCCGAAGGTCGCAGGCTTCCTGAAGCGTCCCGCGGCTGCTCACAAGTGGCAGGGGCCGCAGAAGGATAGCTTCCTCGAGTCGTGGCGCGCGTGGCGCACCAACCCGGGCGCCGGCACACCGATCCTCGAGGACGGCATGGAGTACGAGTCGATCGACTCGAGCATCACGCCGAAGAACGCGCAGGACATCGAGGGACGGCGCCTGACGGACATCGAGGTCGCCTCCGCCTTCTACATCCCGCCCGAGCTCGTCGGCGCCCGTGAGGGCACGTTCTCGAACATCGACGCCTTCCGCCAGATGCTGTTCGGTCCGACCCTCGGACCGCTGTTCGTGCAGATGCAGCAGGCGTTCAACAACGGCGGCATCGTCGAGTCGCTCGACGTCACGCCGAACCTGTACGTCGAGCCCAACCGCGAGGCCGCGATGGAGGGCTCCTTCATCGAGCAGGCCCGCGTCCTGCAGAGCGCGATCGGCGGTCCCTTCATGCTCCGCGCCGAGGGTCGTTCGCGGTTCAACCTTCCGTTCATCCCGGGCACCGACGAGCTGATCGTGCCGCTGAACGTCGTCGAGGGCGGCCAGGCCAGTCCGACCGACAGCGGATCCCAGAACGTCGGCGGCGACAACGCCGACCCGGCAGCGCAGGCGTAG
- a CDS encoding HK97 family phage prohead protease, whose protein sequence is MPAVKMAAVASVKAVEPTEDSNDPLGTFIAIVSVFGNEDYDGDIVVAGAFADSIKKWADSDRRLPVLWSHQFSDVDSILGYYSEASETDVGLKLKGHLDMNHQRSARVYELMKQGIIVEFSWSGEVLEYEVIEPEDPEDEWAWWWAGIKMLKIDLWEAGPCFKGANPETELLSIKAADLTGRLAERIRRQGKALTDDERRHIRALAEGVEKAQDEPVGDQPDGIEKDVDVDSVDETEDVRLVDAGMKARARLELSLTTEGR, encoded by the coding sequence ATGCCCGCCGTGAAGATGGCCGCCGTCGCATCGGTGAAGGCCGTGGAGCCGACTGAGGACAGCAACGATCCCCTCGGCACGTTCATCGCGATCGTGTCCGTGTTCGGCAACGAGGACTACGACGGCGACATCGTCGTCGCGGGAGCCTTCGCCGACTCGATCAAGAAGTGGGCAGACAGCGACCGCCGCCTGCCCGTCTTGTGGTCCCACCAGTTCAGCGACGTCGACTCGATCCTCGGCTACTACAGCGAGGCATCGGAGACCGACGTCGGCCTCAAGCTCAAGGGCCACCTCGACATGAACCACCAGCGGTCAGCGCGCGTCTACGAGCTGATGAAGCAGGGGATCATCGTCGAGTTCTCCTGGTCGGGCGAGGTCCTCGAGTACGAGGTGATCGAGCCGGAGGACCCGGAGGACGAGTGGGCCTGGTGGTGGGCCGGGATCAAGATGCTCAAGATCGACCTCTGGGAGGCGGGTCCCTGCTTCAAGGGTGCGAACCCTGAGACCGAGCTCCTGTCGATCAAGGCCGCCGACCTCACTGGCCGCCTCGCCGAGCGCATCCGCCGCCAGGGCAAGGCCCTCACCGACGACGAGCGCCGGCACATCCGCGCGCTCGCGGAGGGCGTGGAGAAGGCACAGGACGAGCCCGTGGGGGACCAGCCCGACGGGATCGAGAAGGACGTCGACGTGGACTCCGTCGACGAAACCGAAGACGTCCGGCTAGTGGACGCCGGCATGAAGGCCCGGGCGCGGCTCGAGCTCTCTCTCACCACGGAAGGAAGGTAA
- a CDS encoding phage major capsid family protein, with amino-acid sequence MGPEQKKAALLAEIEALKAKSLTDDFTDDDAARSLEAVKELADVEKIIARKEAASKALGGVTAPVQESADDTPSATGAAKSGSLGQQFVNSDAYKAFKTANPKPVEKDTPISIKATGLKIMRRKLLDTATTGNAEPVMLDGIEDVTFRPPRRLLEVITRGTTNREWVKYRQVVSKTNNAAIVAEASDSGDPVANTTTGVLEYPAGAGLKPLSTLTTQTAEAKAATYADGMEVTNQELSDDGIISSLIDSTLTENIEITIEDMILNGDSGTDPEQPDGIFNTTGVLQQAFVTDAVTSIRKAITLLRTTSGASIRGVLLNPQDDEAWDLLQDANNRYYGAGPFGSGPRTAWGYERIESQAIPVGQAVIGDFSTIHFLIYEALSVLAFNQHKDFAQRNLTYIRAEMRAMQMIRNAAKLCVVDLTA; translated from the coding sequence ATGGGACCCGAACAGAAGAAGGCCGCGCTCCTGGCCGAGATCGAGGCGCTCAAGGCGAAGTCGCTCACCGACGACTTCACCGACGATGACGCGGCTCGCTCGCTCGAGGCCGTTAAGGAGCTCGCCGACGTCGAGAAGATCATCGCCCGCAAGGAGGCCGCCTCCAAGGCCCTCGGCGGCGTGACCGCGCCGGTCCAGGAGTCGGCCGATGACACCCCGTCCGCGACGGGCGCCGCGAAGTCGGGATCGCTGGGCCAGCAGTTCGTGAACTCGGACGCCTACAAGGCGTTCAAGACCGCGAACCCGAAGCCCGTCGAGAAGGACACCCCCATCTCGATCAAGGCCACCGGTCTGAAGATCATGCGGCGCAAGCTGCTCGACACCGCGACCACGGGCAACGCCGAGCCGGTGATGCTCGATGGCATCGAGGACGTCACGTTCCGGCCTCCGCGCCGCCTGCTGGAGGTCATCACCCGCGGCACCACGAACCGCGAGTGGGTGAAGTATCGCCAGGTCGTGTCGAAGACCAACAACGCGGCGATCGTCGCGGAGGCCTCCGACAGCGGCGACCCGGTGGCGAACACCACCACGGGCGTCCTTGAGTACCCGGCGGGCGCCGGACTCAAGCCCCTGTCGACGCTGACCACCCAGACCGCGGAGGCGAAGGCTGCGACCTACGCCGACGGCATGGAGGTCACGAACCAGGAGCTGTCCGACGACGGCATCATCTCCAGCCTCATCGACTCGACGCTCACGGAGAACATCGAGATCACGATCGAGGACATGATCCTCAACGGTGACTCCGGTACCGACCCCGAGCAGCCTGACGGGATCTTCAACACCACCGGCGTGCTGCAGCAGGCGTTCGTCACCGATGCGGTGACGTCGATCCGCAAGGCGATCACGCTGCTGCGCACGACGTCGGGTGCGTCGATCCGGGGCGTCCTGCTCAACCCGCAGGACGACGAGGCGTGGGACCTCCTGCAGGACGCCAACAACCGGTACTACGGTGCCGGACCGTTCGGCTCCGGTCCGCGCACAGCGTGGGGCTACGAGCGGATCGAGTCGCAGGCCATCCCGGTCGGTCAGGCGGTGATCGGCGACTTCTCGACGATCCACTTCCTGATCTACGAGGCGCTGTCGGTCCTGGCGTTCAACCAGCACAAGGACTTCGCGCAGCGCAACCTCACCTACATCCGCGCCGAGATGCGTGCGATGCAGATGATCCGCAACGCGGCCAAGCTCTGCGTGGTCGACCTCACCGCCTAG